The Geoanaerobacter pelophilus genome includes a region encoding these proteins:
- a CDS encoding sensor histidine kinase yields the protein MKSFRPSLTLSILAVLSSILLLNWLLLGAISLSLSKKDLYSMKGQEGSALLATMLNSAPYPLVLSNVIESGFSGKTRSLQGIPDFAGLLLVDHDGKAVYAVDDKRGIDQKLADTIKSGAGSYLLGDSAREIHVYAPILHEDLCIGAARLTLSLSGEHERLARSQRLLMAYFVLDFLLLLGMGFVFLRRSVVAPMRHLHAAIERVAKGDYGQTVHVPGSAEIADLSDSFNAMVTTLRNNRVEVRQHVSSLEEVNRQLKEAREEAIRSERLASIGLLAAGTAHEIGTPLASIIGYAGILSDELSTDPEKRDYSRRIEQEAGRIDRIVRDLLDYARPLKCQLAPVEIPSLIKETVALLEGQGALKGLTVSFSVAEPLPEPYIDRFQFQQVLINLLLNARDAMSSGGRIEIKAGIEEQIDRRSAKSPSGRFMGRRKEDFGSAFQSTFTLGNTYKMLRVDIHDSGSGISPENLERIFDPFFTTKEPGKGTGLGLSIAARIIDSFGGRITVTSDQRLGSCFGIYLPVPATGGSENHEIS from the coding sequence ATGAAAAGCTTCAGGCCAAGCCTCACTCTTTCCATTTTGGCAGTATTGTCCTCAATCTTGTTGCTGAACTGGCTTCTGCTCGGGGCTATCTCTTTAAGCCTCTCCAAAAAGGATCTTTACTCTATGAAGGGGCAGGAGGGGAGCGCTCTTCTTGCAACAATGCTAAATTCCGCCCCTTATCCCCTTGTATTGAGTAATGTGATCGAATCAGGATTTTCCGGTAAAACCAGGTCCCTGCAGGGCATTCCTGATTTCGCCGGTCTGCTGCTGGTTGATCATGATGGCAAAGCTGTTTACGCGGTTGATGATAAACGCGGCATCGATCAGAAGCTGGCGGATACCATCAAATCCGGTGCCGGGTCGTATCTCTTGGGCGACAGTGCCCGTGAGATTCATGTATATGCGCCCATCCTGCATGAAGATCTCTGCATCGGCGCAGCGCGCCTGACACTGTCTCTGTCTGGCGAACATGAACGGCTTGCCAGGTCACAACGGCTTCTTATGGCCTATTTTGTTCTGGATTTTCTGTTGCTTCTTGGTATGGGGTTTGTGTTTCTGAGGAGAAGTGTCGTTGCGCCCATGCGGCATCTCCATGCTGCAATAGAGCGGGTTGCCAAAGGTGATTACGGGCAGACGGTTCATGTGCCAGGCAGCGCTGAAATAGCAGACCTTTCTGATTCCTTCAATGCGATGGTAACGACCTTACGCAACAATCGGGTAGAGGTGAGGCAGCATGTCAGCTCACTGGAAGAGGTAAACCGCCAGCTTAAAGAGGCCAGAGAAGAAGCTATCCGTTCCGAAAGACTGGCATCCATAGGTTTGCTGGCCGCCGGTACCGCGCATGAGATCGGCACCCCTCTTGCCTCAATAATCGGCTATGCCGGCATCCTTTCCGATGAATTGTCCACTGACCCGGAAAAAAGGGACTATTCCCGGCGTATCGAGCAAGAAGCAGGACGGATTGACAGAATTGTCCGTGATCTGCTGGATTATGCCAGACCTCTGAAATGTCAGTTGGCACCGGTGGAGATACCGTCACTTATCAAGGAGACTGTTGCGCTGCTGGAAGGGCAGGGCGCACTGAAAGGTCTAACTGTATCATTCTCTGTGGCTGAACCGCTTCCTGAGCCGTATATTGATCGGTTTCAGTTTCAGCAGGTGCTGATCAACCTGCTCTTAAATGCTCGTGACGCGATGTCATCGGGAGGGCGCATAGAGATTAAAGCCGGGATTGAAGAACAGATTGACCGGAGGAGCGCTAAATCACCTTCAGGCAGATTTATGGGGAGGCGCAAGGAAGACTTTGGCTCAGCCTTTCAGAGCACCTTTACCTTAGGGAATACGTACAAAATGCTCAGGGTCGATATTCATGACAGTGGTTCCGGGATCTCGCCAGAGAACCTGGAGCGGATCTTCGATCCGTTTTTTACCACAAAAGAGCCCGGGAAGGGCACAGGCCTGGGGTTGTCCATCGCTGCCAGGATTATTGATTCATTTGGCGGGCGCATAACCGTGACCAGCGATCAAAGGTTGGGGAGCTGTTTCGGTATTTATTTGCCGGTCCCGGCAACCGGAGGCTCAGAGAACCATGAAATCTCCTGA
- a CDS encoding sigma-54-dependent transcriptional regulator has protein sequence MKSPESKRILVVDDEENLRHMLKVMLQKLGYSVELASDGSEALELMRSDRFDFVLCDIRMPVVDGTEFISKAVQSGDPATIIMMSAYGTVDSAIECMKLGAYDYISKPFKSDEIALVLKKAEERERLKTENRQLQAAVTREFCFSGIISKNPRMLEIFSLVEKVCDFKTTVLILGESGTGKELIAKALHFNSVRRKGPFIAVNCGAIPENLLESELFGHVKGAFTDAFSDKTGLFEQADGGTLFLDEIGEMPLSLQVKLLRVLQEEEIRKVGASSSKKVDVRVVSATSRDLEADVLKGRFREDLFFRLNVFALTLMPLRERTEDIPLLTEYFLSRYGEKFGKNGIRCNQSAMQLLLEYPWPGNVRELENTIERGVVVCDGTVLGPECLPERLRRINARELPEVIPPDCISLKRAGELLERAFIRRALEATGGNRSHAARMLEISHRSLLYKLKEYNIE, from the coding sequence ATGAAATCTCCTGAAAGCAAACGTATTCTGGTGGTAGACGACGAGGAAAATCTTCGCCATATGCTCAAGGTAATGCTCCAAAAGCTCGGTTATTCGGTGGAGCTGGCGTCTGACGGTAGCGAAGCGCTGGAGCTGATGCGAAGTGACCGCTTTGATTTTGTGCTTTGTGATATCAGGATGCCTGTGGTCGACGGGACTGAGTTTATAAGCAAGGCTGTGCAATCAGGGGATCCGGCAACAATTATCATGATGTCTGCCTATGGCACGGTCGATTCGGCCATTGAGTGCATGAAGCTGGGCGCATACGATTATATCTCCAAGCCGTTCAAGAGTGATGAGATCGCTTTGGTGCTCAAGAAGGCCGAAGAGAGGGAGCGACTGAAAACGGAAAACCGCCAGCTCCAGGCGGCGGTAACTCGTGAGTTTTGTTTTTCCGGAATCATAAGCAAGAATCCTCGAATGCTCGAAATCTTCTCTCTGGTCGAGAAGGTCTGTGACTTCAAAACCACTGTTCTCATTCTTGGGGAGTCAGGAACCGGAAAGGAACTGATCGCCAAGGCGCTGCATTTCAACAGTGTTCGGCGCAAAGGGCCATTCATCGCGGTAAACTGCGGCGCAATCCCTGAGAACCTCCTCGAAAGCGAGCTGTTCGGTCATGTTAAAGGCGCCTTCACCGATGCCTTCAGTGACAAAACAGGGCTTTTCGAGCAGGCTGATGGTGGGACGCTGTTCCTTGATGAAATCGGTGAGATGCCTTTGTCGCTTCAGGTGAAATTGCTTCGGGTGCTACAAGAGGAGGAGATCAGGAAGGTCGGAGCGTCATCGTCAAAAAAGGTTGATGTCAGAGTCGTATCTGCCACTTCAAGGGATCTGGAAGCGGATGTGCTCAAGGGGCGCTTCAGGGAGGACCTTTTTTTCAGATTGAACGTCTTTGCGCTCACGCTCATGCCGCTCCGAGAGAGAACAGAGGATATTCCGCTTTTGACAGAGTATTTCTTGAGCCGCTATGGGGAAAAATTCGGAAAGAATGGCATCCGGTGTAACCAGAGTGCCATGCAGCTTCTTTTGGAATACCCATGGCCCGGCAATGTCCGGGAACTGGAAAATACCATAGAACGCGGGGTAGTCGTGTGTGACGGCACTGTTCTTGGCCCCGAATGCTTGCCTGAAAGGCTTCGTCGTATTAATGCCAGGGAGTTGCCTGAAGTCATACCCCCTGACTGTATTTCTTTAAAACGCGCCGGCGAACTTCTTGAAAGGGCTTTTATTCGGCGAGCTCTTGAAGCGACTGGTGGTAACAGAAGCCACGCAGCAAGGATGCTTGAGATAAGCCACAGATCGCTACTGTACAAGCTTAAAGAATACAATATTGAGTAG
- a CDS encoding DsbC family protein: MKRVIIAGLLLMLPVASAIALQLDESCSGGSGHSGEDCAKCHNLDLNEASKLVEGVGKVLSVKHSPVRGLFEVALESQGKKGTAYVDYAKKHLIAGTIFSLETKKQVVDGPQLPQSNPAKVDINSLPTKYSIVLGNPEGKKRLFVFTDPDCPFCSKLHMELIKLIYMEPDLAIYVKMFPLKMHPGAYDKARVILGGDAPYLLNKAFAGEQLPAPGPKDAKEPVDESIKLGQSLGIAATPTLVLPDGRIVSGFRDAAKIKQLVNGEIEK, encoded by the coding sequence ATGAAGCGAGTGATTATTGCTGGACTTTTATTGATGCTCCCTGTCGCATCTGCGATTGCTCTTCAGTTGGACGAGAGCTGTTCCGGCGGATCGGGCCACTCTGGCGAAGATTGTGCGAAGTGCCATAATTTGGATTTGAATGAAGCAAGCAAGCTCGTGGAGGGAGTAGGTAAAGTCCTTTCTGTTAAGCATTCACCGGTGCGAGGGCTTTTTGAGGTTGCTTTGGAAAGCCAGGGCAAAAAGGGAACCGCTTATGTCGATTATGCAAAAAAACACCTGATTGCCGGGACGATCTTTTCTCTGGAAACAAAAAAGCAAGTGGTTGATGGACCGCAGCTTCCTCAGTCAAACCCCGCGAAGGTGGATATAAACTCCTTGCCGACAAAGTATTCGATTGTTCTCGGAAATCCTGAAGGGAAGAAGCGACTGTTTGTTTTTACCGATCCCGATTGTCCGTTCTGTTCCAAACTGCATATGGAGTTGATCAAGCTGATCTATATGGAGCCCGACTTGGCGATTTATGTGAAAATGTTTCCACTTAAGATGCACCCCGGCGCTTATGACAAGGCGAGGGTCATACTGGGCGGGGACGCGCCATATCTGCTCAATAAGGCTTTTGCCGGGGAACAGTTGCCAGCGCCCGGGCCTAAGGATGCAAAAGAACCAGTTGATGAATCTATTAAACTTGGCCAATCGCTGGGCATAGCTGCAACGCCTACGCTGGTGCTACCGGACGGGCGTATAGTCAGCGGCTTTCGCGATGCTGCCAAGATTAAGCAGCTTGTAAATGGAGAGATTGAGAAGTAG
- a CDS encoding Ig-like domain-containing protein — MKRLIIVLFSVLTLSLLLSSLSNAATNTVTTTPADDPSFLNPVAVDVNIYFTFGVTVPWDEIYHNNQLRITLRKKGTTANLLTSSDFTRWSTWSGSWVDPDSGSKKSNWYKANPSTDLLPNTVYEIVINKSIEDDNGDGLGNSNILVTFKTAGAAPTAAKIIDTDPNNNDINIPLNQPSVSVKFDQQVIASTAADANYADSVINPANFYISPAVAGTLSYDAGQSIAKITFSSALAQNTTYTVTVKNVKDANGNYVASQPYSFSFKTVAGDTTKPTCSIVTPANGATLVSIATDIVIKFSEEMNPATINSPATTITVNGGVTGTVTYDSSGTMQATFVPSAPLAYSTTYTVTVSTAAKDLSGNAMQAAYTASFTTAQNTPPAGMGNFCQVPPFAANTAVKPNVLLMVDNSGSMNEFAYKNKGYGDSNYDTSYDSGKTYYGYFDSTKMFQYDTTSGGFFKINSAAAIDKTSFWSGNFLNWLTMRRTDLVRKVLVGGKISPRSASTANYVLAHDNPDRDYYKRYVNNYYVIDNGKIYSCGNNSECSSSNAANTYNVKVYVGDNPPEEGLIIKMVDRINFGIMFFNTGTKFEDNQNNSKDGGYVSVDIGSSGTNLVTQVENTNPTTWTPLAETYYEATRYFQATTSMFNGGTYNGKDPITFACQKNFVLILTDGESTKDQNLPGGNWGTPVSDDNPSPYTFNVKTYMDKIAANEGYASQWATSPNTSDGSYYLEAVAYWAHITDLRTSTMGKSDIADKQNLTIYAVFAFDDSNLGRDLLQKTCKYGGFDDSNGNDKPDLKSEWDKNNDNIPDTYYEAQDGSKLPGVLEGALLDILTRVSSGTAASILNNSEGSGANLLQAVFYPKKAFVEGSDVSWIGEMQNLWYYVDPALQKTSIREDSDQNFILKVKTTPSASPPEGDKVVQFYFDTSDNQTKVNRYEDADGDGSADSSTPIDTISPDYVNSIWRAGRMLWARDLTRADGKQGPRTIYTHSGLGYDSATSKLATLSSLLTTDTDVQSLLQAANQTVAQDIVKYVSGEDLAGARSRTVTIKTCSNNRVKNCSLDSECSPGTCVNSSSVWRLGDIVSSTPKLVSSIRMNNYSLAAPTGYADNSYAAFAASTTYKQRGMVFVGANDGMLHAFKLGILKEINGTTEKAKLVDTSDNTATADNELGKEMWGYVPRNALPYLAYLKEQDYCHLYYVDKTASLLDASIGTDGTDTDYWKKTKAANGSTWRTVLLGGMGLGGACRDSSGACAGEGCVKTPSSGNGLSSYFALDVTDPESPKYMWEFPSAEIAADANTTSHAAARGALGFSTTGPAIVRVSTKSPDTCSPADGLAADPKVYCSPNHDKNGRWFAVFASGPTGPIDTATKEFKGQSDQNLKLFVVDLRTGTLLHTIDTGIAKAFAGSLSTSFVDTDRYSSSLSGFYSDDVIYIGYVQKDTSVTPNTWTKGGVLRLSTKEDPDPTKWQLSTLINGIGPVTSSVTKLQDRNNYSLWVYFGTGRYFFKQDDPSAVQQKLYGIKDPCYSTNNRQAHTPKTNASGASNRFDPTCTDTVTESLVDQTGDASTAPASTLAATAAGWKIQLEASGVDSYSERVITDPIATPSGAVFFTTFKPSSNVCKFGGESLVWAVKYNTGGVPPSAAMQGKALLQVSTGAFAELTLREAFKQKGALVGHQGYEGRRLNEKISGVPPASQGLALITNPQPMKKLLHIMEK, encoded by the coding sequence ATGAAGCGTCTGATCATTGTCCTTTTTTCGGTACTCACGTTATCACTACTGTTGTCGTCTTTATCTAACGCTGCAACCAATACGGTAACCACAACTCCAGCGGATGACCCGTCTTTTCTGAATCCTGTTGCCGTTGACGTTAATATTTACTTTACTTTCGGCGTTACCGTACCGTGGGACGAAATTTATCACAATAATCAGTTACGAATTACACTCAGGAAAAAAGGGACAACGGCAAATCTTTTGACTTCTTCGGATTTCACGCGTTGGTCTACTTGGTCCGGTAGCTGGGTTGATCCCGATAGTGGGTCAAAAAAGAGTAACTGGTACAAGGCAAACCCGTCGACTGACCTTTTGCCAAACACTGTTTATGAAATTGTTATTAATAAGAGTATCGAAGACGATAACGGTGATGGTTTAGGTAATTCCAATATCCTTGTGACATTTAAAACGGCCGGGGCTGCTCCTACTGCTGCAAAAATCATTGATACTGATCCGAACAACAATGATATCAACATCCCGCTCAACCAGCCGTCGGTTTCAGTGAAGTTCGACCAACAGGTGATAGCTTCAACTGCTGCAGATGCTAATTATGCTGACTCTGTTATCAATCCGGCAAATTTTTACATATCCCCTGCCGTAGCAGGGACACTCTCCTATGATGCCGGGCAGTCCATTGCCAAGATTACTTTTTCATCCGCCCTAGCCCAAAATACGACCTATACCGTTACGGTAAAGAACGTGAAAGATGCAAACGGGAATTATGTCGCCAGCCAGCCGTATTCATTCTCGTTTAAGACGGTTGCCGGCGATACTACAAAGCCTACCTGCAGTATCGTGACCCCTGCTAACGGTGCAACTTTGGTATCTATTGCAACGGACATAGTTATTAAATTCAGCGAAGAGATGAACCCGGCAACAATCAATTCACCGGCTACTACAATAACGGTCAATGGTGGTGTTACCGGTACTGTTACCTACGATTCCAGCGGCACAATGCAAGCTACATTCGTGCCGTCGGCCCCGCTTGCGTATTCGACGACCTACACGGTGACGGTCTCAACAGCCGCGAAAGACCTCTCCGGTAACGCAATGCAGGCTGCGTACACTGCCTCATTTACGACAGCTCAAAACACCCCTCCGGCAGGTATGGGCAATTTCTGTCAGGTTCCACCTTTTGCTGCGAACACAGCGGTAAAGCCCAATGTCTTGCTGATGGTTGATAACTCAGGGAGTATGAATGAGTTTGCGTACAAGAATAAGGGGTATGGCGACAGCAACTACGACACTAGCTATGATTCCGGAAAAACCTATTATGGCTATTTTGATTCGACAAAAATGTTTCAGTACGACACGACTTCTGGCGGGTTTTTCAAGATCAACTCTGCTGCCGCAATCGATAAAACCAGCTTTTGGTCAGGGAATTTCCTTAACTGGCTGACAATGCGGAGAACCGATCTTGTCCGAAAGGTGCTGGTGGGAGGGAAGATATCTCCACGGTCTGCCTCAACAGCAAATTATGTGTTGGCTCATGACAACCCTGACCGTGATTACTACAAAAGGTATGTGAATAACTATTATGTCATTGACAACGGCAAGATTTACTCTTGTGGCAATAATTCCGAGTGTTCATCCAGTAACGCGGCAAATACTTATAATGTCAAAGTATATGTGGGTGATAACCCTCCAGAAGAAGGTCTGATTATCAAGATGGTGGACAGGATCAACTTTGGGATCATGTTTTTTAACACCGGCACAAAGTTTGAGGACAACCAGAATAACTCTAAAGATGGCGGCTATGTGTCGGTTGACATCGGTTCATCCGGCACCAATCTGGTGACACAGGTTGAGAATACCAATCCGACGACCTGGACTCCCTTGGCCGAGACTTATTATGAAGCTACCCGATACTTCCAGGCAACCACCAGCATGTTTAACGGAGGAACCTATAACGGTAAAGACCCTATTACCTTCGCCTGTCAGAAAAACTTTGTCCTGATTCTCACCGACGGTGAATCAACGAAGGATCAGAATTTGCCCGGAGGGAACTGGGGCACGCCGGTTTCGGATGATAATCCTTCACCTTATACATTTAATGTAAAGACATACATGGACAAGATTGCCGCGAATGAAGGATATGCGAGCCAGTGGGCCACTTCGCCCAATACTAGCGATGGTTCCTATTACCTCGAAGCGGTGGCTTACTGGGCGCACATTACTGATTTACGAACCTCCACCATGGGTAAGAGCGATATTGCAGATAAACAGAACCTCACAATATATGCCGTATTTGCTTTTGACGACTCAAATCTTGGCAGGGATCTTTTGCAGAAAACATGCAAATATGGGGGGTTTGATGACTCGAACGGCAATGACAAGCCAGATCTGAAAAGTGAATGGGATAAGAATAATGATAATATCCCTGATACTTACTATGAGGCGCAAGATGGCAGCAAACTGCCGGGAGTGCTTGAAGGGGCGCTGCTCGATATTCTGACAAGAGTTTCTTCCGGTACAGCGGCATCAATCCTCAATAACAGTGAGGGGAGCGGGGCCAATCTTCTACAGGCGGTATTTTATCCGAAGAAAGCCTTTGTGGAAGGATCAGACGTAAGCTGGATCGGTGAAATGCAGAACCTTTGGTATTATGTGGATCCAGCCCTACAGAAAACTTCGATTCGAGAAGATTCTGATCAAAACTTTATCCTGAAAGTAAAGACGACACCGTCAGCGAGTCCGCCTGAAGGTGACAAGGTTGTTCAATTTTACTTTGACACATCTGATAACCAGACAAAGGTTAATCGCTATGAAGATGCTGATGGGGATGGTTCTGCTGATTCCTCAACCCCGATAGACACGATTTCGCCGGATTATGTCAACAGCATTTGGCGGGCTGGCAGAATGCTCTGGGCAAGAGATCTTACCCGCGCTGACGGAAAGCAGGGGCCGAGGACTATATATACTCATTCAGGACTGGGATATGATAGCGCTACTTCCAAGCTTGCAACCCTTTCATCGTTGCTTACGACGGATACTGATGTCCAGTCCCTTTTGCAGGCCGCCAATCAAACCGTAGCACAGGATATAGTCAAGTATGTAAGTGGTGAGGATCTGGCCGGAGCACGATCAAGAACAGTAACTATAAAAACATGCAGCAACAATCGCGTAAAGAACTGCAGTCTTGATAGTGAATGTTCTCCCGGAACATGCGTTAACAGTTCATCGGTCTGGCGCCTGGGAGACATAGTTTCCTCAACTCCGAAGCTTGTTTCAAGTATCAGAATGAACAACTATTCTCTCGCCGCGCCAACAGGGTATGCAGATAACAGTTACGCTGCTTTTGCGGCTTCAACTACCTACAAGCAGCGTGGAATGGTTTTTGTTGGTGCCAACGACGGTATGCTTCATGCCTTCAAACTCGGCATTCTCAAAGAAATTAACGGTACAACCGAAAAAGCCAAGCTGGTTGATACTTCAGACAACACAGCGACTGCCGATAATGAACTCGGCAAAGAGATGTGGGGTTATGTCCCACGTAATGCTTTGCCTTATCTTGCCTACCTGAAGGAGCAAGATTACTGTCACTTGTATTATGTAGACAAGACAGCATCACTGCTTGATGCGAGCATTGGAACGGACGGCACCGATACCGATTACTGGAAAAAAACTAAAGCCGCAAATGGATCTACATGGCGGACTGTCTTACTGGGAGGTATGGGGCTTGGGGGTGCCTGCAGGGATTCTTCAGGAGCTTGTGCAGGTGAGGGGTGTGTTAAAACGCCTAGTTCTGGGAATGGTTTATCCTCCTATTTTGCACTTGACGTTACTGACCCGGAATCACCGAAATATATGTGGGAATTTCCGAGTGCTGAAATCGCTGCAGATGCCAACACCACATCTCACGCAGCGGCCAGGGGGGCACTTGGTTTTTCAACCACCGGCCCAGCAATTGTAAGAGTCTCAACCAAATCTCCTGATACCTGTAGCCCTGCAGATGGGTTGGCTGCAGATCCAAAAGTTTATTGTTCCCCAAATCATGACAAGAACGGGCGATGGTTTGCCGTTTTCGCTTCCGGTCCCACAGGTCCTATTGATACGGCAACCAAGGAGTTCAAGGGACAATCCGATCAGAATCTCAAGCTGTTTGTTGTTGATCTCCGGACAGGTACGCTTCTTCATACAATCGACACTGGGATAGCAAAGGCTTTTGCTGGGTCCCTTTCTACAAGTTTTGTCGATACCGATCGATACAGCTCTTCACTTTCCGGTTTCTATAGCGATGATGTCATTTACATCGGGTATGTGCAGAAGGATACATCTGTAACTCCGAATACCTGGACCAAGGGGGGGGTCCTCAGGTTGTCAACAAAGGAAGACCCTGATCCTACAAAATGGCAGCTCTCCACTCTGATAAACGGTATCGGCCCAGTGACTTCATCGGTTACAAAACTTCAGGACAGGAATAATTATTCTTTGTGGGTTTACTTTGGGACTGGTCGATATTTCTTCAAGCAGGACGATCCTTCTGCAGTACAGCAGAAGCTTTATGGCATCAAAGACCCCTGCTATTCAACTAACAACAGGCAGGCGCATACTCCGAAGACCAATGCCAGTGGTGCCAGTAATCGTTTTGACCCAACCTGTACCGATACGGTAACTGAGTCTTTGGTGGATCAGACAGGTGACGCTTCAACAGCGCCTGCCAGCACTCTTGCCGCGACTGCTGCCGGCTGGAAGATTCAATTGGAAGCCTCAGGGGTCGATAGTTATTCAGAGCGGGTGATTACCGACCCAATAGCAACGCCATCTGGTGCAGTTTTCTTTACCACGTTCAAACCGAGTTCCAATGTCTGCAAATTCGGCGGTGAGTCATTGGTCTGGGCGGTTAAATACAATACTGGCGGAGTGCCGCCATCTGCTGCGATGCAAGGAAAAGCGTTGTTGCAGGTTTCAACCGGTGCTTTTGCTGAATTGACCCTCCGGGAAGCTTTCAAGCAAAAAGGGGCACTTGTCGGTCATCAAGGATACGAGGGACGGCGGCTCAACGAGAAAATTTCCGGAGTTCCTCCTGCTTCTCAGGGGCTGGCGCTTATCACTAACCCACAACCGATGAAGAAACTGTTGCATATCATGGAGAAATAG
- a CDS encoding GspH/FimT family pseudopilin produces the protein MIRHIFLSYNKSSGGESGFTLVELITVIAIMGVLLSIATINFRHYRVKSGIENQTREMYADINSARIDSIHTKKRHAVILNTNSYALKNFTTNEPTTAGRTLVTRAIPNAITKEGGTTYANEMILFDIRGFTDFGTTLVVNPLGNEASQNCIVVSASRINMGRVASDNTCQF, from the coding sequence ATGATTAGGCACATTTTCCTATCTTATAATAAATCGTCTGGCGGAGAATCTGGATTTACTCTTGTAGAGTTGATTACCGTTATTGCAATCATGGGAGTATTACTTTCAATTGCTACGATCAATTTCAGGCACTACAGGGTCAAATCTGGGATTGAAAACCAAACTCGAGAAATGTACGCCGATATCAATAGCGCCAGGATAGATTCAATTCACACAAAGAAGAGGCATGCGGTGATACTGAACACTAATAGTTACGCGCTTAAGAATTTTACTACCAATGAGCCAACTACTGCAGGCAGGACGCTTGTAACCAGAGCCATTCCCAACGCGATTACCAAGGAGGGCGGAACAACCTATGCTAATGAAATGATCCTGTTTGATATCAGGGGTTTTACTGATTTTGGGACAACTTTGGTTGTGAATCCTCTTGGCAATGAAGCAAGTCAGAACTGTATTGTTGTTTCGGCATCAAGGATAAACATGGGGAGGGTGGCAAGTGACAACACCTGTCAGTTCTGA
- a CDS encoding type IV pilus modification PilV family protein, which produces MTTPVSSDSKGFTLLEFLVALVILTFGILALLQSVNLAISHNMTNQLRLEGAMVADSVLATELSKGGTTAGFAAISTVTSKLLISQKVMNGFRNYSVTKVGSSVTDNTKRVDVVVAWRYKKDRFQHGASTLISKIQ; this is translated from the coding sequence GTGACAACACCTGTCAGTTCTGATTCTAAGGGGTTTACTTTACTGGAATTTCTTGTTGCGCTGGTTATTCTCACATTTGGCATCCTTGCCCTGTTGCAATCGGTCAATCTTGCCATAAGCCATAATATGACCAATCAGCTTCGTTTGGAGGGGGCAATGGTGGCGGATTCAGTGCTTGCAACCGAGCTTTCTAAGGGTGGCACAACAGCCGGGTTTGCTGCGATTTCAACAGTGACGAGCAAGCTTTTGATCTCCCAAAAAGTTATGAATGGTTTCAGGAACTACTCAGTGACTAAAGTAGGCAGTTCTGTGACAGATAACACCAAGCGAGTGGATGTTGTGGTGGCTTGGAGATACAAGAAAGACAGGTTCCAGCATGGTGCCTCGACCCTTATTTCAAAGATACAGTAG